One genomic segment of Desulfomicrobium sp. ZS1 includes these proteins:
- a CDS encoding NERD domain-containing protein: protein MAHIHGSAVHSSITRASARRKDILLRLVLPLLFVLMLAAAGLYAFNQNQPWITAFFAVFFIAAILRFEELGLTLSHYLSHSQTNARAAQIVNKALRQLPDEYHVFHDLHFQGSQLDHAVIGPNGLFLIKTRSHLGNITATGESLRLNGWPFLLDMLTHCWNQTQKLTKYLDLQYTGGVRPCPVLCFSRANVGITGPVRAALVVEAGNLVQAILAHDDPLPPDKIHVLIEKLSELVSAPTGSPLCATEGLHADSGMSRPQPNSNRPICTKCGHQPSLEEFELFPGECPKCGRLYSFIPDESEAAPAEHPHKILWKPSIPQLALTVLLIAGCTGYIAHRQGLLRMAQTYIQTGQTDGAEPKASEAPGTIAKNTADFPAPVAVQPKKDGNHANPALKDVTPPIGASRTDTIEGEPASPVFSQSNDDTASTPKPGPETNSSATVAAHMDANATLPDTDAHSAENNQGAPSSTATLPKPKSEVAVNSPPQSTKESFDQGRLVVTSPRPLILWFKNQQTYKEFGPFEIKGKSVRDIVLPKGFYSVVYLESGKRRHTTMSFLSDQGQLDF, encoded by the coding sequence ATGGCTCATATACACGGCAGCGCGGTTCACAGTAGCATCACCCGGGCCAGTGCCCGGCGCAAAGACATCCTGCTGCGCCTTGTCCTGCCCCTGCTTTTCGTCCTGATGCTGGCGGCGGCAGGCCTCTATGCGTTCAACCAAAACCAGCCATGGATCACCGCCTTCTTTGCCGTATTTTTCATAGCGGCCATCCTGCGTTTCGAAGAGCTTGGTCTGACCCTTTCGCACTATCTCTCGCATTCGCAGACAAACGCCCGGGCAGCCCAGATCGTAAACAAAGCGTTGCGGCAACTCCCCGACGAATACCATGTCTTCCATGATTTGCATTTCCAAGGCAGCCAGCTCGACCACGCCGTCATCGGCCCGAACGGGTTGTTCCTGATCAAGACCAGAAGCCATCTCGGAAATATCACGGCTACGGGCGAGTCTCTGCGCCTCAACGGATGGCCATTCCTGCTGGACATGCTGACCCATTGCTGGAACCAGACACAAAAACTGACCAAATACCTGGATTTGCAGTACACAGGCGGAGTGCGCCCCTGTCCGGTGCTGTGCTTCAGCCGGGCCAACGTCGGGATTACAGGCCCTGTTCGCGCAGCGCTGGTCGTCGAGGCCGGAAACCTGGTGCAGGCCATCCTGGCCCACGACGATCCACTGCCTCCGGACAAGATCCATGTGCTGATCGAAAAATTGTCTGAATTGGTAAGCGCCCCAACCGGGTCGCCACTCTGTGCTACAGAGGGGCTCCACGCCGACTCCGGGATGTCTCGCCCGCAACCGAATTCAAATCGCCCCATCTGCACCAAGTGCGGCCACCAGCCAAGCCTGGAAGAATTTGAACTCTTTCCCGGTGAATGCCCCAAATGCGGCCGACTCTATTCCTTTATTCCGGATGAGTCCGAGGCCGCGCCTGCGGAGCACCCCCATAAGATTCTTTGGAAACCGAGCATCCCGCAGCTTGCGCTGACTGTTTTGCTTATCGCCGGTTGCACAGGATACATTGCTCACAGGCAAGGCCTGCTGAGGATGGCGCAAACGTACATCCAAACGGGCCAAACAGACGGTGCCGAACCCAAGGCCTCCGAAGCGCCCGGGACAATCGCAAAAAATACCGCTGACTTCCCCGCCCCCGTGGCGGTGCAACCCAAAAAAGACGGCAATCATGCCAATCCTGCGCTAAAGGACGTCACGCCGCCGATTGGGGCTTCCAGGACCGACACGATTGAAGGCGAACCCGCGTCCCCGGTCTTCTCCCAGTCCAATGACGATACGGCATCCACGCCTAAGCCGGGGCCCGAAACAAACTCCTCCGCCACCGTGGCAGCGCATATGGATGCGAACGCCACTTTGCCGGATACGGATGCGCATTCCGCTGAAAACAATCAGGGCGCGCCATCGTCCACTGCGACGCTCCCGAAACCGAAGTCCGAAGTTGCGGTTAATAGCCCTCCCCAAAGCACTAAAGAGTCGTTCGATCAGGGCAGGCTCGTCGTCACCTCTCCGCGCCCCCTTATTTTGTGGTTCAAAAACCAGCAGACGTATAAGGAGTTCGGCCCCTTTGAGATAAAAGGCAAAAGCGTGCGGGACATTGTCCTGCCCAAGGGCTTCTACAGCGTGGTTTATCTGGAAAGTGGAAAACGCAGGCACACGACCATGAGCTTTCTGAGCGATCAGGGACAACTCGATTTCTAA